The following proteins are encoded in a genomic region of Candidatus Limnocylindrales bacterium:
- a CDS encoding SET domain-containing protein, with product MVHPDTELRRISPRIGFGVVATARIPRGTITWIRDRLDQTFTPQQVAALPEPYQRILDKYAFVDATGSSILCWDHSRFFNHSCNPNCLSAGYDFELAVRDIEPGEELTDDYATLNLTEPFECLCGTAACRQRILPDDMERLADHWDRVVAGAFFQIESVDQPLWSLFEEKAEVETALRDPSSLRSIRTHYLPRR from the coding sequence ATGGTCCACCCCGACACCGAGCTGCGTCGGATCTCTCCCCGCATCGGCTTCGGCGTGGTTGCCACCGCCCGCATCCCGCGTGGCACCATCACGTGGATCCGCGATCGCCTCGATCAGACCTTCACGCCGCAGCAGGTCGCCGCGCTGCCCGAGCCCTATCAGCGAATCCTCGACAAGTACGCGTTCGTCGACGCCACCGGCAGCTCGATATTGTGCTGGGACCATTCACGGTTCTTCAACCACTCGTGCAATCCCAACTGCCTGAGCGCCGGCTACGACTTCGAGCTGGCGGTGCGCGACATCGAGCCGGGAGAGGAGCTGACCGATGATTACGCCACCCTCAACCTGACCGAGCCCTTCGAATGCCTTTGCGGCACTGCCGCCTGCCGCCAGAGAATTCTTCCCGACGACATGGAGCGGCTCGCCGATCACTGGGATCGGGTCGTGGCGGGCGCGTTCTTCCAGATCGAGTCGGTGGATCAGCCCTTGTGGTCGCTGTTCGAAGAGAAGGCCGAGGTGGAAACCGCGCTGCGCGACCCGTCGTCTTTGCGCTCGATCCGAACACACTACCTGCCGCGACGATGA
- a CDS encoding TonB-dependent receptor has protein sequence MRVLALLALTLWLPASMARADAAEESSDLGRILITATRTPLAELETPYSTTHIDERQVERRLERTVPETLRFVPGVMVQKTAYGQGSPFLRGFTGFRTLFLIDGIRLNNSVFREGANQYWATVDPLSLEGMELVKGPSSVLYGSDAIGGTVQAFTRGPRGYGEGLGKAFRLYYRGATAESSMTVHGEGSATWGERAGFYFDSSYRDFDNLQIGEGEQRNAGYDDYGGSVKLEYFFAPDLVLTAARQTVRQDNVPRTHSTIFARSFAGTTPGTDLQRDLDQERDLTYLQLRGQSMGGFVDALKLSLSWHDQSEVEDRVRSNLSRREQGFDVDTLGLWAALSTNSSFGNWSYGFEYYRDWVDSFSTANTIQGPVADDASYDLFGLYLQNELPLGERFTAIGGGRFSYAAVKSDDVFDPATGFATSIEDDWSQGTGSLRLLFRAIPERWNFYTGVSQGFRAPNLSDLTRLDSARSGELEIPAPGLEPEEYVSFELGSKAAYGGFGIEAAYFYTDITDMIVRTPTGVTVGTDFEVTKQNVGDGYIQGVEVAGEYRFLEQWRAWGAFTWMDGEVDQFATSAPVATKQPLDRLMPVTTVLGLRWQGSALPLWAEGVFTFAQEADRLSPGDRADTQRIPPGGTPAYEVLSFYTGWNVNEHVRLTAALENVTDENYRIHGSGTNEPGINFIVGIDNRY, from the coding sequence ATGCGAGTGCTTGCCCTCCTTGCGCTGACCCTCTGGCTGCCTGCATCCATGGCGCGCGCCGATGCTGCCGAAGAGTCCTCCGATCTCGGTCGCATCCTCATCACCGCCACCCGAACGCCGCTGGCCGAGCTGGAGACGCCGTACTCGACCACGCACATCGACGAGCGGCAGGTCGAGCGGCGCCTGGAACGCACCGTGCCCGAGACACTGCGCTTCGTGCCCGGCGTGATGGTTCAGAAGACCGCGTACGGCCAGGGCTCGCCGTTCCTGCGCGGCTTCACCGGCTTTCGGACGCTCTTCCTCATCGACGGAATCCGCCTGAACAACTCCGTGTTCCGAGAAGGCGCCAACCAGTACTGGGCCACCGTGGACCCGCTGTCGCTCGAGGGGATGGAGCTGGTCAAGGGACCGAGCTCCGTCCTGTACGGGTCGGACGCCATCGGCGGCACCGTGCAGGCGTTCACGCGCGGCCCGCGCGGCTACGGCGAGGGGCTCGGCAAAGCGTTTCGTCTCTACTACCGCGGCGCCACCGCCGAGAGCTCGATGACCGTGCACGGCGAAGGCTCGGCGACGTGGGGGGAGCGTGCCGGCTTCTACTTCGATTCGAGCTACCGCGACTTCGACAACCTGCAGATCGGCGAGGGCGAGCAGCGAAACGCCGGCTACGACGACTACGGCGGCTCGGTCAAGCTCGAGTACTTCTTCGCGCCCGACCTGGTCCTGACGGCCGCACGCCAGACGGTGCGTCAGGACAACGTGCCGCGCACGCATTCGACGATTTTCGCGCGCTCCTTTGCCGGCACCACGCCGGGCACCGATCTGCAGCGCGATCTGGATCAGGAGCGCGATCTCACCTACCTGCAGCTGCGCGGCCAGAGCATGGGCGGCTTCGTCGACGCGCTGAAGCTCAGCCTTTCCTGGCACGACCAGTCCGAGGTCGAAGACCGCGTGCGCAGCAACCTGTCGCGCCGCGAGCAGGGCTTCGACGTCGACACGCTCGGCCTATGGGCCGCGCTGTCGACGAACTCGTCATTCGGGAACTGGTCCTACGGCTTCGAGTATTATCGCGACTGGGTCGACTCGTTCTCGACAGCCAACACGATCCAGGGACCGGTCGCCGACGACGCCAGCTACGATTTGTTCGGACTGTATCTGCAGAACGAGCTGCCGCTGGGCGAACGCTTCACCGCGATCGGCGGCGGGCGCTTCTCGTACGCGGCCGTCAAGTCGGATGACGTGTTCGATCCCGCCACCGGCTTTGCAACCTCCATCGAGGATGACTGGAGCCAGGGCACGGGCAGCCTGCGCCTGTTGTTCCGGGCCATCCCGGAGCGGTGGAACTTCTACACCGGAGTCTCGCAAGGGTTTCGCGCACCCAATCTCTCCGACCTGACGCGCCTGGACAGCGCGCGCAGCGGCGAGCTGGAGATTCCGGCGCCGGGCCTGGAGCCGGAGGAGTACGTGTCGTTCGAGCTGGGCAGCAAGGCGGCCTACGGCGGCTTCGGAATCGAAGCCGCGTACTTCTACACCGACATCACCGACATGATCGTGCGCACGCCCACCGGCGTCACCGTCGGCACCGATTTCGAGGTCACCAAGCAGAACGTGGGCGACGGCTACATCCAGGGCGTGGAGGTGGCCGGCGAATACCGCTTCCTCGAGCAGTGGCGGGCGTGGGGCGCGTTCACGTGGATGGACGGCGAGGTGGATCAGTTCGCCACATCCGCGCCGGTGGCGACCAAGCAGCCGCTCGATCGCCTGATGCCGGTCACCACGGTGCTAGGCCTGCGATGGCAGGGGAGCGCGCTGCCGCTATGGGCCGAAGGCGTCTTCACGTTCGCGCAGGAAGCCGACCGCCTCTCGCCGGGTGATCGCGCCGACACGCAGCGCATCCCTCCAGGGGGAACGCCCGCGTACGAGGTGCTGTCGTTCTACACGGGCTGGAACGTCAACGAGCACGTCAGGCTGACCGCCGCGCTCGAGAACGTCACCGACGAGAACTACCGGATCCACGGCTCGGGAACGAACGAGCCGGGCATCAACTTCATCGTCGGAATCGACAACCGGTACTGA